A single Paenibacillus sp. FSL R5-0517 DNA region contains:
- a CDS encoding ribonuclease HII — MVEKNEEIGFNLLDPPIETKKKKEASEPRDLLLYEREYWDSGFERIAGIDEVGRGCLFGDVVAAAVILPKDLILEGVNDSKKLTEKKRDALYDVIMEKALAVGIGYADAETIDRLNIKQAARLAMKRAVEALGETPDYMLVDAEKVDVNVPQLSIIKGDANSQSIAAASIIAKVTRDRLCKEEWDTLYPEYGLSIHKGYATKVHREQIMALGATPMHRRSFLGNLLGEQQSLF; from the coding sequence ATGGTTGAAAAGAATGAAGAGATCGGGTTCAATTTACTGGATCCCCCGATTGAAACAAAGAAGAAAAAAGAAGCCAGTGAACCGCGGGATCTGTTGCTCTACGAACGAGAGTATTGGGACAGTGGATTTGAACGGATTGCTGGTATTGATGAGGTAGGTCGGGGATGTTTGTTTGGGGATGTTGTCGCAGCGGCGGTTATTTTACCCAAGGACCTCATTCTGGAAGGTGTGAATGACTCCAAGAAATTGACGGAGAAAAAACGTGATGCACTATATGACGTTATTATGGAAAAGGCACTGGCGGTAGGTATCGGGTACGCGGATGCAGAGACGATTGATCGGCTAAACATCAAGCAGGCTGCGAGACTTGCGATGAAACGAGCTGTTGAAGCGTTGGGAGAAACGCCTGATTATATGCTGGTGGATGCCGAGAAGGTGGATGTGAATGTGCCTCAACTGTCCATTATTAAAGGGGATGCCAATAGTCAATCGATTGCAGCGGCATCTATCATTGCCAAGGTAACGCGAGATCGACTCTGTAAGGAAGAATGGGATACGTTATATCCGGAATATGGTCTGTCGATACATAAAGGATACGCAACAAAAGTTCATCGGGAGCAAATTATGGCTTTGGGGGCAACCCCGATGCATCGCCGCAGTTTTCTGGGCAATCTGCTTGGTGAGCAGCAATCGTTGTTTTAA
- the ylqF gene encoding ribosome biogenesis GTPase YlqF, with the protein MTIQWFPGHMTRARRQIQDKLKLIDVVIELLDARLPVSSRNPMIDEILLDKPRMILLNKADLADAKVTQEWIEYFKKEGITAFPVDASTGTNVKDIPVQAKLLLKEKIDRQLAKGINPRAVRGLIVGIPNVGKSTLINRLAGRSIALTGDRPGVTKGQQWIKVGKEMELLDTPGILWPKFEDQNVGYRLAVTGAIKEEILNAEDIAFFGISYLMRYYWDALEERYGLQEFSKDADDSDSVIAIMEQVGRIRGCVVSGGRIDLEKASRAFLRELRAGKMGRFSMEAPY; encoded by the coding sequence TTGACGATACAATGGTTTCCAGGTCATATGACTCGAGCCAGACGCCAGATTCAGGATAAGTTAAAGCTCATCGACGTGGTCATCGAACTATTGGATGCCCGTCTGCCTGTCTCCAGCCGTAATCCGATGATTGACGAAATATTGCTGGATAAACCCCGGATGATTTTGTTAAACAAAGCGGATTTGGCAGATGCCAAAGTGACGCAAGAGTGGATTGAATATTTCAAAAAAGAAGGAATTACCGCCTTTCCCGTGGATGCCTCAACAGGCACCAACGTGAAAGACATTCCGGTACAGGCGAAGCTTCTTCTGAAAGAAAAAATTGATCGTCAACTGGCCAAAGGAATTAACCCTCGTGCGGTTCGCGGATTGATTGTGGGCATTCCAAATGTGGGGAAATCAACATTGATTAACCGACTGGCTGGACGGAGTATTGCGTTGACAGGAGATCGTCCTGGTGTGACGAAGGGGCAACAGTGGATTAAGGTAGGCAAAGAAATGGAGTTATTGGATACTCCGGGTATTCTTTGGCCCAAGTTCGAAGATCAGAATGTAGGTTATCGTCTTGCCGTAACGGGTGCTATCAAAGAGGAAATTCTGAATGCAGAGGATATCGCCTTTTTTGGAATCAGTTACCTGATGCGTTATTACTGGGACGCTCTGGAAGAGAGATACGGACTTCAGGAGTTCTCCAAGGATGCAGATGATTCAGACAGTGTTATTGCGATTATGGAACAAGTCGGCCGTATACGTGGTTGTGTTGTAAGCGGTGGACGTATTGACTTGGAAAAGGCATCGCGAGCATTTCTGCGTGAATTGCGAGCGGGTAAAATGGGACGGTTCTCTATGGAAGCCCCCTATTAA